From Burkholderia pseudomultivorans, the proteins below share one genomic window:
- a CDS encoding alpha-2-macroglobulin family protein, with product MKQHDKHNKPNRTGHTTRLFWRIGAVAALGAAAALSLHAGAARTVSVSPQGTVTEVRQSVVKFDEPMVAFGSASAPNPARVTCTDATAARGQGRWLDDKTWVYDFENDLPPGVRCSVALNETLRSVAGNAASGPRRFTFQTGGPFPVTVRPGSREIEERQVFVIKLNGPADARSALANIWCEAAGIGNRIPVTAADGDTRTALLDHFGLKQDAARVLTLSCAQALPAGAKMQLVYGKGVTSPSGIANETERRFDFTVRAPFAASFSCERENAKAPCTPLRPLTLSFNAPVSRKQAESIKLRGPDGTLSPNFAADDKSDEVTTVTFNPPLPAQADLTIELPSGLRDVTDRPLANADLFPLATRTAPMPPLAKFSSGTFGIVERFAEPDTPALVPVTLRNVEADLHVAGLNAGGAQFANLRVENDTAIRQWMRTVDRFDNWSMTAGSIDEQIPGLLTRKGQHPVYVPLGPGEKMPAPKDRRIDVRSLSLLAGEPGAQALTLPKADPKALRPFEIVGVPIEKPGFYVLELASPALGRSLLAKPSSMYVRTTVLVTNLGVHLKQGRDNNLVWVTTLDKGKPVPNAQIRVSDCNGDEIAAGKTDAQGLLKIDGPFEPKRECKSSETFSDYFVSARVDDPKRGPDMAFVSSNWNRGIESWRFNVPTDTDSAPTVRAHTVFDRTLLRAGETVSMKHFIRTETLQSLAFPSQYPTRATIRHLGTGQTYKLPLSWAADHSADTQFTLPAAAKLGEYSVELEGGPDDAPTSSYYSGSFRVEAFRLPVLKGSIGARDAQKSPLVAAKEAPLAVQIDYVSGGGASNLPVQVSALMKWATPPFADRYEDFSFTPYRPDRSDGNADDDSQDGDNASSASSDPDATKLIADKLPLTLDRNGAGSVTLKGLPDIDAPKRLALEATFADPNGEVQTIRGDTILWPAAVATGIKAGHWVSVGQRVPVQALAVDLQGQPRASVPIEIKGVAHVTTSSRKRMVGGFYAYDNKSDTRDLGVLCSGKTDDKGRMACEATLEQAGNVQLIAVAKDGDGRTSNASTSVWVTREDELWFGGDNTDRIDVIPEKTAYEPGETARFQVRMPFRYATALVAVERGGVMETHVVELNGKNPTVDLKVGDTWGPNVYVSVLALRGRIREVPWYSFFTWGWKAPVEWARAFWREGRHYEAPTAFVDLSKPAFRYGLGEIKVGTATHRLGVSVTTDATRYTVRSKAQAHVKVTLPNGQPAPAGTQIAVAAVDEALLELMPNNSWDLLDAMLRRRAYGVETATAQMEIVGRRHFGRKAVPAGGGGGSAPTRELFDTLLLWNPRVTLDANGSATVDVPLNDALTRFRIVAIAAVGPDRFGTGSTSIRSTQDLQLISGLPPLVREGDAFRAQVTLRNTTDRAMQVVVTPHVTGLDVAPQTVSLAANAASEVAWTITVPEQALDGAGALNWRIDAAEQGGKRASDALAVAQKVVPALPVTVQQATLAQVDGTLTVPVSAPAGAANNAQGAPRGGIAVSLQSKLADGLPGVKRWFERYPYRCLEQQTSRAIGLRDPAQWQALVARMPVYLDGDGLASYFPPSSDDSHYGSPTLSSYLLVVSDEASRLDPRFALPEDLRTQLEAGLARFVDGRVERNAWAPRQDRDLRKLAAIEALSRYGAAQGRMLGSIEIAPNQWPTSAVIDYHAILTRVKDIPQRDEKRAQVEQILRARLTYQGTQLVFSTARDDDLWWLMTSNETNAARLALEFAGDPAWKDEMPRITAGLLALQRQGAWQTTTSNALGLLAVERFSRSYESTPVSGTTKVTLGSEERTISWSQPSAPAAADTAASATPATRAAAARSVMLPWPRAAQAPATLAVTQDGTGRPWATVESLAAVPLRAPFAAGYRITKTVTPVSPAVSGVLTRGDVVRVHLDIDAQSDMTWVVVNDPIPAGATILGSGLGRDSEAATQDEKRPDGAWPAFIERDFDGYRAYYDYLPKGKFSVEYTVRLNNVGTFGLPPTRVEALYAPSVYGLWPNPPMTVKPAAAGGKS from the coding sequence ATGAAGCAGCACGACAAGCACAACAAACCGAATCGAACCGGCCACACCACCCGTCTGTTCTGGCGCATCGGCGCCGTCGCCGCGCTCGGGGCCGCCGCGGCACTCTCGCTGCATGCGGGCGCGGCGCGCACCGTGAGCGTATCGCCGCAGGGCACCGTCACCGAAGTGCGGCAGAGCGTCGTCAAGTTCGACGAACCGATGGTCGCGTTCGGCTCGGCCTCCGCGCCGAATCCCGCACGCGTGACCTGCACCGACGCCACCGCGGCACGCGGCCAGGGTCGCTGGCTCGACGACAAGACCTGGGTTTACGATTTCGAAAACGACCTGCCGCCCGGCGTGCGCTGCTCGGTCGCGCTCAACGAGACGCTGCGCTCGGTCGCCGGCAACGCGGCCAGCGGTCCGCGCCGCTTCACGTTCCAGACCGGCGGCCCGTTCCCGGTGACGGTGCGCCCCGGCTCGCGCGAGATCGAGGAACGGCAGGTGTTCGTCATCAAGCTGAACGGCCCGGCCGACGCACGCTCCGCGCTCGCGAACATCTGGTGCGAAGCGGCCGGCATCGGCAACCGCATCCCCGTCACGGCCGCCGACGGCGATACGCGCACCGCGCTGCTCGATCACTTCGGGTTGAAGCAGGACGCCGCGCGCGTGCTGACGCTGTCGTGCGCGCAGGCGCTGCCGGCCGGCGCGAAGATGCAGCTCGTCTACGGCAAGGGCGTCACGAGCCCGAGCGGCATCGCGAATGAAACCGAGCGGCGCTTCGACTTCACGGTACGCGCACCGTTCGCCGCGAGCTTCTCGTGCGAGCGCGAGAACGCGAAGGCGCCGTGCACGCCGCTGCGCCCGCTCACGCTCTCCTTCAACGCGCCGGTGTCGCGCAAGCAAGCCGAGTCGATCAAGCTGCGCGGCCCCGACGGCACGCTGTCGCCGAACTTCGCGGCCGACGACAAGAGCGACGAAGTGACGACCGTCACCTTCAACCCGCCACTGCCCGCGCAGGCCGACCTGACGATCGAACTGCCGTCGGGCCTGCGCGACGTCACCGATCGTCCGCTCGCCAACGCCGACCTGTTCCCGCTCGCGACGCGCACCGCGCCGATGCCGCCGCTCGCGAAGTTCTCGTCGGGCACGTTCGGCATCGTCGAGCGCTTCGCCGAGCCCGATACGCCGGCGCTCGTGCCGGTCACGCTGCGCAACGTCGAAGCCGATCTGCATGTCGCCGGGCTCAATGCAGGCGGCGCGCAGTTCGCGAACCTGCGGGTCGAGAACGACACCGCGATCCGCCAGTGGATGCGCACCGTCGACCGCTTCGACAACTGGTCGATGACGGCCGGCTCGATCGACGAGCAGATTCCCGGCCTGCTGACGCGCAAGGGACAGCATCCGGTCTACGTGCCGCTCGGGCCCGGCGAGAAAATGCCCGCGCCGAAGGACCGCCGCATCGACGTGCGCTCGCTGTCGCTGCTCGCCGGCGAGCCCGGCGCGCAGGCCTTGACGCTGCCGAAGGCCGACCCGAAGGCGCTGCGCCCGTTCGAGATCGTCGGCGTGCCGATCGAGAAGCCGGGCTTCTACGTGCTCGAACTCGCGTCGCCGGCGCTCGGCCGCTCGCTGCTCGCGAAGCCGTCGAGCATGTACGTGCGCACCACGGTGCTCGTCACGAACCTCGGCGTGCACCTGAAACAGGGCCGCGACAACAACCTCGTGTGGGTCACGACGCTCGACAAGGGCAAGCCGGTGCCGAACGCGCAGATCCGCGTGTCCGACTGCAACGGCGACGAGATCGCGGCCGGCAAGACCGATGCGCAGGGCCTGCTGAAGATCGACGGGCCGTTCGAGCCGAAGCGTGAATGCAAGTCGTCGGAGACCTTCAGCGACTATTTCGTATCCGCGCGCGTCGACGACCCGAAGAGGGGCCCCGACATGGCGTTCGTCAGCTCGAACTGGAATCGCGGCATCGAGTCGTGGCGCTTCAACGTGCCGACCGATACCGACAGCGCGCCGACCGTGCGCGCGCATACCGTGTTCGACCGCACGCTGCTGCGCGCCGGCGAGACCGTGTCGATGAAGCATTTCATTCGCACCGAAACGCTGCAGAGCCTCGCGTTCCCGTCGCAGTACCCGACGCGCGCGACGATCCGCCATCTCGGCACCGGCCAGACCTACAAGCTGCCGCTCAGCTGGGCGGCCGACCACAGTGCGGACACGCAGTTCACGCTGCCGGCCGCCGCGAAGCTCGGCGAATACAGCGTCGAGCTCGAAGGCGGCCCGGACGATGCGCCGACCAGCAGCTACTACAGCGGCAGCTTCCGCGTCGAGGCGTTCCGGCTGCCGGTGCTGAAAGGGTCGATCGGCGCGCGCGACGCGCAGAAGAGCCCGCTCGTCGCGGCGAAGGAAGCGCCGCTCGCGGTGCAGATCGACTACGTGTCGGGCGGCGGCGCATCGAACCTGCCCGTGCAGGTGTCGGCCTTGATGAAATGGGCCACGCCGCCGTTCGCCGATCGCTACGAGGATTTCAGCTTCACGCCGTATCGTCCCGACCGAAGCGACGGCAATGCGGACGACGACTCGCAGGACGGCGACAACGCGTCGTCCGCGAGCAGCGATCCCGACGCGACGAAGCTGATCGCCGACAAGCTGCCGCTGACGCTCGACCGCAACGGCGCGGGCTCGGTCACGCTGAAGGGCCTGCCCGACATCGACGCGCCGAAGCGCCTCGCGCTCGAAGCGACCTTCGCGGACCCGAACGGCGAAGTGCAGACGATCCGCGGCGACACGATCCTGTGGCCGGCCGCGGTGGCGACCGGCATCAAGGCCGGCCACTGGGTCTCGGTCGGCCAGCGCGTGCCGGTACAGGCGCTCGCGGTCGACCTGCAGGGCCAGCCGCGCGCGTCGGTGCCGATCGAGATCAAGGGCGTCGCGCATGTCACGACGTCGTCGCGCAAGCGGATGGTCGGCGGCTTCTACGCGTACGACAACAAGAGCGACACGCGCGACCTCGGCGTGCTGTGCTCGGGCAAGACCGACGACAAGGGCCGCATGGCCTGCGAAGCGACGCTCGAACAAGCCGGCAACGTGCAGCTGATCGCGGTCGCGAAGGACGGCGACGGCCGCACGTCGAACGCGTCGACGTCGGTGTGGGTCACGCGCGAGGACGAACTCTGGTTCGGCGGCGACAACACCGACCGCATCGACGTGATTCCGGAGAAGACCGCGTACGAGCCGGGCGAAACCGCGCGCTTCCAGGTGCGCATGCCGTTCCGCTACGCGACCGCGCTGGTCGCGGTCGAACGCGGCGGCGTGATGGAAACGCACGTCGTCGAACTGAACGGCAAGAATCCGACTGTCGACCTGAAGGTCGGCGACACGTGGGGGCCGAACGTCTACGTGTCGGTACTGGCGCTGCGCGGCCGGATCCGCGAGGTGCCGTGGTATTCGTTCTTCACGTGGGGCTGGAAGGCGCCGGTCGAATGGGCGCGCGCGTTCTGGCGCGAAGGCCGTCACTACGAAGCGCCGACCGCGTTCGTCGACCTGTCGAAGCCGGCGTTCCGCTACGGCCTCGGCGAGATCAAGGTCGGCACGGCCACCCACCGCCTCGGCGTGAGCGTGACGACCGACGCGACGCGCTACACGGTGCGCAGCAAGGCGCAGGCGCACGTGAAGGTCACGCTGCCGAACGGGCAGCCCGCGCCGGCCGGCACGCAGATCGCGGTTGCGGCCGTCGACGAGGCGCTGCTCGAACTGATGCCGAACAACAGCTGGGACCTGCTCGACGCGATGCTGCGGCGGCGTGCGTACGGCGTCGAGACGGCGACCGCGCAGATGGAAATCGTCGGCCGCCGCCACTTCGGCCGCAAGGCCGTGCCCGCGGGCGGCGGCGGCGGCAGCGCGCCGACGCGCGAGCTGTTCGACACGCTGCTGCTGTGGAATCCGCGCGTGACGCTCGACGCGAACGGCAGCGCGACCGTCGACGTGCCGCTCAACGACGCGCTGACGCGCTTTCGCATCGTCGCGATCGCGGCCGTCGGCCCCGACCGCTTCGGCACCGGCAGCACGTCGATCCGCAGCACGCAGGATCTGCAGCTGATCTCCGGGCTGCCGCCGCTGGTGCGCGAAGGCGATGCGTTCCGCGCGCAGGTCACGCTGCGCAACACCACCGACCGCGCGATGCAGGTCGTCGTGACGCCGCACGTGACCGGCCTCGACGTCGCGCCGCAAACCGTGTCGCTCGCGGCCAATGCGGCAAGCGAGGTCGCGTGGACGATCACCGTGCCCGAGCAGGCGCTCGACGGCGCCGGCGCGCTGAACTGGCGCATCGACGCGGCCGAGCAAGGCGGCAAGCGCGCGTCCGACGCGCTGGCCGTCGCGCAGAAGGTCGTGCCGGCGCTGCCAGTCACGGTCCAGCAGGCGACGCTCGCGCAGGTCGACGGCACGCTAACGGTGCCCGTGTCGGCGCCGGCCGGCGCCGCGAACAACGCGCAAGGTGCGCCGCGCGGCGGCATCGCCGTGTCGCTGCAGTCGAAGCTCGCCGACGGGCTGCCCGGCGTGAAGCGCTGGTTCGAGCGCTATCCGTACCGCTGCCTCGAACAGCAGACCTCGCGCGCGATCGGCCTGCGCGACCCCGCGCAATGGCAGGCGCTGGTTGCCCGCATGCCCGTCTATCTCGACGGCGACGGGCTCGCGAGCTACTTCCCGCCCTCGTCCGACGATTCGCACTACGGCAGCCCGACGCTGTCGTCGTACCTGCTCGTCGTGTCCGACGAGGCAAGCCGCCTCGACCCGCGCTTCGCGCTGCCGGAAGACCTGCGCACGCAGCTCGAAGCCGGGCTCGCGCGCTTCGTCGACGGCCGCGTCGAGCGCAACGCGTGGGCGCCTCGCCAGGACCGCGACCTGCGCAAGCTCGCCGCGATCGAGGCGCTGTCGCGCTACGGCGCCGCGCAGGGCCGCATGCTCGGCTCGATCGAGATCGCGCCGAACCAGTGGCCGACCTCGGCGGTGATCGACTATCACGCGATCCTCACGCGCGTGAAGGATATCCCGCAGCGCGACGAGAAACGCGCGCAAGTCGAGCAGATCCTGCGTGCGCGGCTCACGTACCAGGGCACGCAGCTCGTGTTCTCGACCGCGCGCGACGACGACCTCTGGTGGCTGATGACGAGCAACGAGACCAACGCCGCACGGCTCGCGCTCGAATTTGCCGGCGATCCGGCGTGGAAGGACGAGATGCCGCGCATCACGGCCGGCCTGCTTGCGCTGCAGCGCCAGGGCGCATGGCAGACGACCACGTCGAACGCGCTCGGCCTGCTCGCGGTCGAGCGCTTCTCGCGCAGCTACGAGAGCACGCCCGTCAGCGGCACGACGAAAGTCACGCTCGGCAGCGAGGAGCGCACGATCTCGTGGTCGCAGCCGAGCGCACCGGCCGCCGCCGACACGGCCGCCTCCGCGACGCCGGCTACCCGCGCGGCTGCCGCCCGCAGCGTGATGCTGCCCTGGCCGCGCGCCGCGCAGGCGCCGGCCACGCTTGCCGTCACGCAGGACGGCACGGGCCGTCCGTGGGCGACCGTCGAGAGCCTCGCGGCCGTGCCGCTGCGCGCGCCGTTCGCGGCCGGCTACCGGATCACCAAGACCGTCACGCCCGTGTCGCCGGCCGTCAGCGGCGTGCTGACGCGCGGCGACGTGGTCCGCGTGCATCTCGACATCGACGCGCAGAGCGACATGACGTGGGTCGTCGTCAACGATCCGATCCCGGCCGGCGCGACGATCCTCGGCTCGGGCCTTGGCCGCGATTCCGAGGCCGCGACGCAGGACGAGAAGCGGCCCGACGGCGCGTGGCCGGCGTTCATCGAGCGCGACTTCGACGGCTATCGCGCGTACTACGACTATCTGCCGAAGGGCAAATTCTCGGTCGAGTACACGGTCCGGCTGAACAACGTCGGCACCTTCGGGCTGCCGCCGACGCGCGTCGAGGCGCTGTATGCGCCGTCCGTGTACGGCCTGTGGCCGAATCCGCCGATGACGGTGAAGCCGGCCGCCGCGGGCGGGAAGTCGTGA
- the pbpC gene encoding penicillin-binding protein 1C: MKDRALPRPARCVGRLVVAAVLAVPLVAHALPGYDEVRRNWRSSDWVLLARDGTPLQRTRVDLTERRGDWIALADVSPAFREAIVVSEDRRFYEHSGVDWRGIAGAAWGNLWNERTRGASTVTMQLAGLLSDSPRRSGQRSLPQKAAQAMNALLLERGWRKDQILEAYLNLVPFRGETVGLAALSQVLFGKAPSGLDAREAAIAAALVRAPNAAPAKIAERACRILRDMHAEAACASLDGYVQLVTARPANAVRDDGAALAPHFARRIAAEVRPTAGMQVRTTLDAPLQRFARDTLTRALTELNAPAHRRNVQDGAVVVIDNASGEIRAWVGSSGALSSARDVDAVLAPRQAGSTLKPFLYAQAIDEKRLTAASLLDDAPINLAAGGGLYIPQNYDKDFKGWVSVRSALGGSLNVPAVRTLVLVTPHRFARTLTALGLPLAQEGDYYGFSLALGSADVTLLSLTNAYRALANGGVARKVVDLPAPASGAAAPARADGGTRVFSEAASFIVTDILSDNNARVRTFGFDNPLATRFFSAVKTGTSKDMRDNWTVGFTSRYTVGVWVGNADGSPMWDVSGVTGASPVWSAVVGYLHRDLPSRAPRAPAGVEARRIAFERDVEPSRNEWFLAGTAVDTVRLAAPVTPDKNGTRAPLTIGAPTDGTIFAIDPDIPPNNQRIWFERSAGRAARFAWRLDDKVIGRADRIAWMPWPGRHRLELVDARGNVADAISFEVRGAFAKTPARKP, translated from the coding sequence ATGAAAGATCGTGCTTTGCCGCGGCCGGCGCGTTGCGTCGGCCGCCTGGTGGTTGCTGCCGTGCTCGCCGTGCCGCTCGTCGCGCATGCGCTGCCCGGCTACGACGAGGTGCGCCGCAACTGGCGCAGCTCCGACTGGGTGCTGCTCGCGCGCGACGGCACGCCGCTGCAGCGCACGCGCGTCGATCTCACCGAGCGGCGCGGCGACTGGATCGCGCTGGCCGACGTGTCGCCCGCGTTTCGCGAGGCGATCGTCGTGTCCGAGGACCGGCGTTTCTACGAACACAGCGGCGTCGACTGGCGCGGCATCGCGGGCGCGGCGTGGGGCAATCTGTGGAACGAGCGCACGCGCGGCGCATCGACCGTGACGATGCAGCTCGCCGGGCTGCTCAGCGATTCGCCGCGCCGCTCCGGCCAGCGCTCGCTGCCGCAGAAGGCCGCGCAGGCGATGAATGCGCTGCTGCTCGAACGCGGCTGGCGCAAGGACCAGATCCTCGAGGCCTACCTGAATCTCGTGCCGTTCCGCGGCGAGACGGTCGGGCTCGCGGCGCTGTCGCAGGTGCTGTTCGGCAAGGCGCCGTCGGGACTCGACGCGCGCGAGGCCGCGATCGCCGCCGCGCTGGTGCGCGCGCCCAACGCGGCGCCCGCGAAAATCGCCGAGCGTGCGTGCCGGATCCTGCGCGACATGCATGCCGAAGCGGCCTGCGCATCGCTCGACGGCTACGTGCAGCTCGTCACTGCGCGCCCGGCGAACGCGGTGCGCGACGACGGCGCGGCGCTCGCGCCGCACTTCGCGCGGCGCATTGCCGCCGAGGTGCGGCCGACGGCCGGCATGCAGGTTCGCACCACGCTCGACGCGCCGCTGCAGCGCTTCGCGCGCGATACGCTGACGCGCGCGCTGACCGAGCTGAACGCGCCCGCGCATCGGCGCAACGTGCAGGACGGTGCGGTCGTCGTGATCGACAATGCGAGCGGCGAGATTCGCGCATGGGTCGGCTCGTCGGGCGCGCTGTCGAGCGCGCGCGACGTCGACGCGGTGCTCGCGCCGCGCCAGGCCGGCTCGACGCTCAAGCCGTTCCTCTACGCGCAGGCGATCGACGAGAAACGGCTGACCGCCGCGTCGCTGCTCGACGACGCGCCGATCAACCTTGCCGCCGGCGGCGGCCTGTACATTCCGCAGAACTACGACAAGGACTTCAAGGGCTGGGTGAGCGTGCGCAGCGCGCTCGGCGGCTCGCTGAACGTGCCGGCCGTGCGCACGCTGGTGCTCGTCACGCCGCACCGCTTCGCGCGCACGCTGACCGCGCTCGGCTTGCCGCTCGCGCAGGAAGGCGACTACTACGGCTTCAGCCTCGCGCTCGGCAGCGCCGACGTCACGCTGCTGTCGCTGACCAATGCGTATCGTGCGCTCGCGAACGGCGGTGTCGCGCGCAAGGTCGTCGACCTGCCTGCGCCGGCGTCCGGCGCCGCGGCGCCCGCGCGCGCCGACGGCGGCACGCGCGTGTTCAGCGAAGCGGCCAGCTTCATCGTCACCGACATCCTGTCCGACAACAATGCGCGCGTGCGCACCTTCGGCTTCGACAATCCGCTCGCAACGCGCTTCTTTTCGGCGGTGAAGACCGGCACGAGCAAGGACATGCGCGACAACTGGACCGTCGGCTTCACGTCGCGCTATACGGTCGGCGTGTGGGTCGGCAACGCGGACGGCTCGCCGATGTGGGACGTGTCGGGCGTCACCGGTGCGTCGCCGGTATGGTCGGCCGTCGTCGGCTACCTGCACCGCGACCTGCCGAGCCGCGCGCCGCGCGCGCCGGCTGGCGTCGAAGCGCGCCGCATCGCGTTCGAGCGCGACGTCGAGCCGTCGCGCAACGAGTGGTTCCTCGCCGGCACGGCCGTCGACACGGTGCGCCTCGCCGCCCCCGTCACGCCCGACAAGAACGGCACGCGCGCGCCGCTGACGATCGGCGCGCCGACCGACGGCACGATCTTCGCGATCGATCCGGACATCCCGCCGAATAACCAGCGGATCTGGTTCGAGCGCAGCGCCGGACGCGCCGCACGCTTTGCGTGGCGGCTCGACGACAAGGTGATCGGGCGCGCCGACCGCATCGCGTGGATGCCGTGGCCGGGCCGGCACCGGCTCGAACTCGTCGATGCGCGCGGCAACGTCGCCGATGCGATCAGCTTCGAGGTGCGCGGCGCGTTCGCGAAAACGCCCGCGCGCAAGCCATGA
- a CDS encoding GMC family oxidoreductase — MADTDTQKADVVVVGSGVAGAIVAHQLAMAGKSVILLEAGPRMPRWEIVERFRNQPDKTDFMAPYPSSPWAPHPEYGPPNDYLILKGEHKFNSQYIRAVGGTTWHWAASAWRFIPNDFKMKSVYGVGRDWPIQYDDLEHYYQRAEEELGVWGPGPEEDLYSPRKQPYPMPPLPLSFNEQTIKTALNGYDPKFHVVTEPVARNSRPYDGRPTCCGNNNCMPICPIGAMYNGIVHVEKAEQAGAKLIDSAVVYKLETGPDKRIVAAIYKDKTGADHRVEGKYFVLAANGIETPKILLMSANRDFPNGVANSSDMVGRNLMDHPGTGVSFYANDKLWPGRGPQEMTSLIGFRDGPFRATEAAKKIHLSNMSRINQETQKIFKAGKLMKPADLDAQIRDRSARYVQFDCFHEILPQPENRIVPSKTATDAIGIPRPEITYAIDDYVKRGAVHTREVYATAAKVLGGTDVVFNDEFAPNNHITGSTIMGADARDSVVDKDCRTFDHPNLFISSSATMPTVGTVNVTLTIAALALRMSDTLKKEV, encoded by the coding sequence ATGGCCGATACCGATACGCAAAAAGCCGACGTCGTGGTCGTCGGGTCGGGTGTCGCCGGCGCGATCGTGGCACACCAGCTCGCGATGGCGGGCAAGTCGGTGATCCTGCTGGAAGCCGGCCCGCGCATGCCGCGCTGGGAAATCGTCGAGCGCTTTCGCAACCAGCCCGACAAGACCGATTTCATGGCGCCGTATCCGTCGAGCCCGTGGGCGCCGCATCCGGAATACGGCCCGCCGAACGACTACCTGATCCTGAAGGGCGAGCACAAGTTCAACTCGCAGTACATTCGCGCGGTGGGCGGCACGACGTGGCACTGGGCCGCGTCGGCGTGGCGCTTCATCCCGAACGACTTCAAGATGAAGAGCGTGTACGGCGTCGGTCGCGACTGGCCGATCCAGTACGACGATCTCGAGCATTACTACCAGCGCGCCGAGGAGGAACTCGGCGTGTGGGGCCCGGGCCCCGAGGAAGACCTGTACTCGCCGCGCAAGCAGCCGTACCCGATGCCGCCGCTGCCGTTGTCGTTCAACGAGCAGACGATCAAGACGGCGCTGAACGGCTACGATCCGAAATTCCACGTGGTGACCGAGCCGGTCGCGCGCAACAGCCGCCCGTACGACGGCCGGCCGACTTGTTGCGGGAACAACAATTGCATGCCGATCTGCCCGATCGGCGCGATGTACAACGGCATCGTGCACGTCGAGAAGGCCGAGCAGGCCGGCGCGAAGCTGATCGACAGCGCGGTCGTCTACAAGCTCGAGACGGGGCCGGACAAGCGCATCGTCGCCGCGATCTACAAGGACAAGACCGGCGCCGACCATCGCGTCGAGGGCAAGTACTTCGTGCTCGCCGCGAACGGCATCGAGACGCCGAAGATCCTGCTGATGTCCGCGAACCGCGATTTCCCGAACGGCGTCGCGAACAGCTCGGACATGGTCGGCCGCAACCTGATGGACCACCCGGGCACCGGCGTGTCGTTCTACGCGAACGACAAGCTGTGGCCGGGCCGCGGCCCGCAGGAGATGACCTCGCTGATCGGCTTTCGCGACGGCCCGTTCCGCGCGACCGAGGCTGCGAAGAAGATCCACCTGTCGAACATGTCGCGCATCAACCAGGAAACGCAGAAGATCTTCAAGGCCGGCAAGCTGATGAAGCCGGCGGATCTCGATGCGCAGATCCGCGACCGTTCCGCGCGCTACGTGCAGTTCGACTGCTTCCACGAAATCCTGCCGCAGCCCGAGAACCGCATCGTGCCGAGCAAGACGGCGACCGATGCGATCGGCATTCCGCGCCCGGAGATCACCTACGCGATCGACGACTACGTGAAGCGCGGCGCGGTGCATACGCGCGAGGTCTACGCGACGGCCGCGAAGGTGCTGGGCGGCACGGACGTCGTGTTCAACGACGAGTTCGCGCCGAACAACCACATCACGGGGTCGACGATCATGGGCGCGGATGCACGCGACTCGGTCGTCGACAAGGACTGCCGCACGTTCGACCATCCGAACCTGTTCATCTCGAGCAGCGCGACGATGCCGACCGTCGGTACGGTAAACGTGACGCTGACGATCGCGGCGCTTGCGCTGCGGATGTCGGACACGCTGAAGAAGGAAGTCTGA
- a CDS encoding sugar dehydrogenase complex small subunit: MHNDNTPHSRRDSDAAASGITRRQWLQGALALTAAGLTGSLALRALADDPGTAPLDTFMTLSEALTGKKGLSRVTGQRFLQALQKGSFKTTDGLSQLAGALASGSLTPDQESLALTILEAWYLGIVDNVVITYEEALMFGVVSDTLVIPSYCPNKPGFWAEKPIERQA; this comes from the coding sequence ATGCACAACGACAACACCCCCCACTCGCGTCGCGACAGCGACGCAGCCGCAAGCGGCATCACGCGGCGTCAATGGCTGCAGGGCGCACTGGCGCTGACGGCAGCGGGCCTGACCGGTTCGCTGGCGTTGCGGGCCCTGGCCGACGATCCCGGCACTGCGCCGCTCGATACGTTCATGACGCTCTCCGAAGCATTGACCGGCAAGAAAGGGCTGAGCCGCGTGACCGGCCAGCGCTTCCTGCAGGCCTTGCAGAAAGGCTCGTTCAAGACGACCGACGGCCTGTCGCAGCTCGCCGGCGCACTTGCGTCGGGCTCGCTGACGCCCGATCAGGAATCGCTCGCGCTGACGATTCTCGAAGCGTGGTATCTCGGCATCGTCGACAACGTCGTGATTACCTACGAAGAAGCGTTAATGTTCGGCGTCGTGTCGGATACGCTCGTGATCCCTTCGTATTGCCCCAACAAACCCGGCTTCTGGGCCGAAAAACCGATCGAGAGGCAAGCCTGA